One window of Mesorhizobium sp. PAMC28654 genomic DNA carries:
- a CDS encoding SMP-30/gluconolactonase/LRE family protein, giving the protein MAAADYYEVLDPRFARLFNGTAQVEKLFTGCRWAEGPAWFAAGRYVVWSDIPNNRMLRYDETDGSVSVFRQPSGNSNGNTVDRQGRLVTCEHSGRRVSRTEHDGSITTIADRWKGKRLNSPNDAVVKSDGSIWFTDPSYGIDSDYEGDKAQSEIGSCNVYRVDPGSGDVEAVITDMVRPNGLAFSLDESKLYVVDTGRTHGADNPAHMRVFNVGKGGKKVSGEKVFADCTAGLFDGFRLDDQERIWTSAADGIHCYDPDGTLIGKVKVPEITANCVFGGNKMNCLYIAGTTSLYVVRLMVNGARTF; this is encoded by the coding sequence ATGGCGGCTGCAGACTATTATGAAGTTCTCGATCCGCGCTTCGCGCGACTGTTCAACGGCACCGCGCAGGTGGAAAAACTCTTTACCGGATGCCGGTGGGCGGAAGGGCCGGCGTGGTTCGCGGCTGGCCGCTATGTGGTCTGGTCCGACATTCCGAACAACCGCATGCTGCGTTACGACGAGACCGACGGCAGCGTCAGCGTGTTCCGGCAACCGTCCGGCAATTCCAACGGCAACACCGTCGACCGGCAGGGCCGGCTGGTGACGTGCGAGCATTCGGGCCGCCGCGTCAGCCGCACCGAGCATGACGGCTCGATCACCACCATCGCCGACAGATGGAAGGGCAAGCGGCTGAACTCGCCCAACGACGCCGTGGTGAAGTCCGACGGGTCGATCTGGTTCACCGATCCGAGCTACGGCATCGACAGCGACTATGAGGGCGACAAGGCGCAGAGCGAGATCGGTTCCTGCAATGTCTACCGGGTCGATCCCGGCAGCGGCGACGTGGAGGCTGTCATCACCGACATGGTCAGGCCCAACGGGCTCGCCTTCTCGCTCGACGAGAGCAAGCTCTATGTCGTCGACACCGGCCGCACGCATGGCGCCGACAACCCCGCCCATATGCGCGTGTTCAACGTCGGCAAGGGCGGCAAGAAGGTTTCCGGCGAAAAAGTCTTCGCCGACTGCACGGCCGGCCTGTTCGACGGTTTCAGGCTGGACGACCAGGAGCGCATCTGGACGAGTGCCGCCGACGGCATACATTGCTACGATCCGGACGGAACGCTGATCGGCAAGGTCAAGGTGCCGGAAATCACCGCCAATTGCGTGTTCGGCGGCAACAAGATGAACTGCCTGTACATCGCCGGCACGACGTCGCTCTACGTGGTGCGGCTCATGGTCAACGGGGCCAGGACTTTTTGA
- a CDS encoding tautomerase family protein — MPFVNIRIVKEVIAADPAGKKADIAKKVTAAIMDATGLSNDDVWVVFEEVNARDWYVGKTDVETLRKG; from the coding sequence ATGCCTTTCGTCAACATCCGCATCGTCAAGGAAGTGATCGCCGCCGACCCCGCCGGCAAGAAGGCTGACATCGCCAAAAAAGTCACGGCTGCCATCATGGACGCCACCGGCCTCAGCAATGACGACGTCTGGGTGGTTTTTGAAGAGGTCAATGCGCGCGACTGGTATGTCGGCAAGACCGATGTCGAGACGCTGAGGAAGGGTTAG
- a CDS encoding NADPH-dependent FMN reductase, which yields MLNIIVISGSLRAASTNSALVAALARNEPPGCRVTVYGRLGHLPIFNPDSEGDRTPLAASELIDSVTTADGVIVSCPEYAHGVPGGLKNALDWLVSRDAAVGKPAMLVHASPRSLFARTALAEIMRTMSFALYEDVALEIGLLGKKSPEVAAILAEAENVLAMREALSAFAEFIRSR from the coding sequence GTGCTGAATATCATCGTCATTTCCGGCAGCCTGCGGGCAGCCTCCACCAATTCGGCCCTGGTCGCGGCACTTGCGCGCAACGAGCCACCTGGATGCCGTGTCACGGTCTATGGCCGGCTCGGCCACCTGCCGATCTTCAACCCCGATAGCGAGGGCGACCGGACCCCACTGGCAGCATCCGAGCTGATCGACTCCGTCACAACCGCCGATGGCGTCATCGTATCCTGCCCTGAATATGCCCATGGCGTGCCGGGAGGACTGAAGAACGCGCTCGACTGGCTGGTGTCGCGCGACGCCGCAGTCGGCAAGCCAGCCATGCTGGTGCACGCCTCGCCGCGCTCGCTTTTTGCCCGTACGGCGCTGGCCGAGATCATGCGGACCATGTCTTTCGCGCTTTATGAAGACGTGGCGCTGGAGATTGGGCTGTTGGGCAAGAAGTCGCCGGAGGTGGCGGCTATTTTGGCTGAAGCGGAAAATGTGCTGGCGATGCGCGAGGCGCTTTCAGCATTCGCGGAGTTCATCCGCTCACGTTGA
- a CDS encoding pyridoxamine 5'-phosphate oxidase family protein, with the protein MEFVSTREELRTIYKTPRPTDGSIRKELKTLDGHCRSFIGKSPFVLIGSSDGAGNADVTPRGDRPGFAAILDDRTIAIPDRPGNNRLDTLENIILNPSVGLLFLIPGMNETLRVNGDARITVDATLRERLAVDGREPQSVIVVTVKATYMHCAKAFMRSDLWKPESWYDRSTLPTLGQILRDQLALADSVEATDRWLDESYKQTMW; encoded by the coding sequence ATGGAATTCGTCTCGACGCGCGAAGAGCTGAGGACGATCTACAAGACGCCCCGGCCCACCGACGGCTCGATCCGCAAGGAGCTGAAGACGCTGGATGGCCATTGCCGCTCCTTCATCGGCAAGAGCCCGTTCGTACTGATCGGTTCATCCGATGGCGCCGGCAACGCCGACGTGACGCCGAGGGGCGACCGGCCCGGTTTCGCGGCCATTCTCGACGACAGGACCATCGCCATTCCCGACCGGCCCGGCAACAACCGGCTGGACACGCTTGAGAACATTATCCTCAACCCTTCGGTCGGCCTGCTCTTCCTCATTCCCGGCATGAACGAGACGCTGCGCGTCAATGGCGACGCCCGCATCACCGTCGACGCCACCTTGCGCGAACGGCTTGCCGTTGATGGCAGGGAACCGCAAAGCGTCATAGTGGTCACGGTCAAGGCCACCTACATGCATTGCGCCAAGGCTTTCATGCGCTCCGACCTGTGGAAGCCGGAGAGCTGGTACGACCGTTCGACGCTGCCTACGCTCGGCCAGATCCTGCGCGACCAGCTGGCGCTCGCCGATTCCGTCGAGGCGACCGACCGCTGGCTGGACGAGAGCTACAAGCAGACGATGTGGTAG
- a CDS encoding septation protein A — protein MNPPILERDPSDPRRKTLNPGLKFLLELGPGLVFFFTTIRGAWLAEKFPILNHLGEPILIATAFFMVATALSLSVSWILTRSWPIMPLVSAIVVFVFGALALWLQDKTFAFMKPTIINTLFGATLLGGLVFRRSLLGYVFDSAFSLDAEGWRKLTFRWGVFFLFLAVVNEVVWRNFSEETWLYFKVWGTIPITLVFTLSQMPLILRHSLDDKTGEKAGKQ, from the coding sequence ATGAACCCACCCATCCTCGAACGCGACCCGTCCGACCCGCGCCGCAAGACGTTGAATCCCGGCCTAAAGTTCCTGCTCGAACTGGGACCTGGCCTGGTGTTCTTTTTCACAACCATTCGCGGCGCGTGGCTGGCCGAGAAGTTCCCGATCCTCAATCATCTCGGTGAACCGATCCTGATCGCGACGGCCTTTTTCATGGTGGCAACGGCGCTGTCACTCAGTGTTTCGTGGATCTTGACGCGCAGTTGGCCGATTATGCCGCTGGTCTCGGCCATCGTCGTGTTTGTGTTTGGCGCGCTGGCGCTGTGGCTTCAAGACAAGACCTTCGCTTTCATGAAGCCGACGATCATCAACACCTTGTTCGGCGCTACGCTTCTTGGCGGGCTGGTTTTCCGCAGATCGCTGCTCGGCTATGTCTTCGACTCGGCCTTCAGCCTCGACGCCGAGGGCTGGCGGAAACTCACTTTTCGATGGGGTGTTTTCTTCCTCTTTCTGGCCGTGGTGAACGAGGTCGTATGGCGGAATTTTTCGGAAGAAACCTGGCTTTATTTTAAGGTCTGGGGCACGATTCCCATCACGCTTGTCTTCACTCTAAGCCAGATGCCGCTGATCCTGCGCCATTCGCTTGACGACAAGACCGGAGAAAAAGCCGGCAAACAATAG
- the ftsY gene encoding signal recognition particle-docking protein FtsY, with protein sequence MAGFFKKIFSFGKKEVVEERIDETAPLPPIKWDQLDALKPAAEQVVPEFLKRDEPVAEVEVVPTAPTGPEAVPSPEPAPVEEPAPEPAPTIPPAPEPSVPSEPEIQPEPAPAEEPRPVEPAPEPPAPEVPAEEPRPQETPEVPVVPERVPEPAPQEIPVPAPEQPEIVPDSQPEPAPIEVPAPVEAPSSIPSARLATEVSAAPHPPAGTFSPYSDGEKRADRDDAAPPPADIADIKEEASTLTPPSPRLRGEGKGQRQPANDVTPAAEAASTIPTPPAEIAPPLRQSAPVETRPVIAEIAPEPQPVPPPVPTPEPKPAPGKVTVTKKVEQKAEPVRAPEPAPRRSWFQRMRDGLARSSRELTGNIAGVFTKRKLDEETLQDLEDVLIRADLGMETALRITDALASSRYGKDVSDTDVRTVMAAEVEKVLTPVARPLELDLNHKPHVILVVGVNGTGKTTTIGKLAAKLTDGGLSVMLAAGDTFRAAAIEQLKIWGERTKSPVISSKLGADAAGLAYDAFEKAKAAGSDVLIIDTAGRLQNKVELMAELEKIVRVLGKLDPEAPHTVLQTVDATTGQNALNQVEIFRNVAGVNGLVMTKLDGTARGGILVAIAAKHKLPVYFIGVGEQVDDLEPFSASEFARAIAGVA encoded by the coding sequence ATGGCTGGTTTTTTCAAGAAGATATTTTCGTTCGGCAAGAAGGAGGTTGTCGAGGAGCGGATCGACGAGACCGCACCGCTGCCGCCGATCAAATGGGATCAGCTGGATGCGCTGAAGCCGGCGGCCGAGCAGGTCGTTCCGGAATTCTTGAAACGCGACGAGCCGGTAGCCGAGGTGGAGGTCGTGCCGACAGCTCCGACCGGGCCGGAGGCGGTTCCTTCGCCGGAACCGGCGCCTGTCGAAGAACCGGCACCAGAGCCTGCTCCAACCATCCCACCGGCGCCGGAACCTTCGGTGCCATCCGAGCCCGAAATCCAGCCCGAGCCTGCCCCGGCCGAGGAGCCGCGGCCGGTCGAGCCCGCCCCAGAGCCGCCGGCGCCCGAAGTACCCGCCGAAGAGCCCAGGCCGCAAGAAACGCCCGAGGTGCCAGTGGTGCCGGAGCGCGTTCCGGAACCTGCGCCACAGGAAATCCCGGTCCCGGCACCTGAACAGCCGGAGATCGTTCCGGACTCCCAGCCAGAGCCTGCGCCAATCGAAGTGCCGGCGCCAGTCGAGGCTCCTTCGTCAATTCCGTCTGCAAGGCTTGCCACCGAGGTCAGCGCCGCCCCTCATCCGCCTGCCGGCACCTTCTCCCCGTATAGTGACGGGGAGAAGCGCGCTGATCGCGACGACGCCGCGCCTCCTCCTGCAGACATTGCAGACATCAAAGAAGAAGCCTCAACGCTGACGCCCCCCTCGCCCCGTTTACGGGGAGAGGGTAAGGGGCAGCGCCAGCCTGCGAATGACGTGACGCCAGCCGCCGAAGCCGCGTCCACGATTCCGACGCCACCAGCGGAGATAGCGCCCCCCCTTCGCCAGTCCGCGCCGGTCGAGACGCGGCCCGTCATTGCCGAGATCGCGCCCGAGCCACAGCCCGTCCCGCCACCGGTCCCAACGCCCGAGCCAAAGCCCGCTCCGGGCAAGGTGACCGTGACCAAGAAGGTCGAGCAGAAGGCAGAGCCGGTTAGAGCGCCGGAGCCAGCGCCAAGACGCTCCTGGTTCCAGCGCATGCGGGACGGGCTTGCCCGCTCGTCGCGCGAGCTCACCGGAAACATCGCCGGCGTCTTCACCAAGCGCAAGCTGGACGAGGAGACGCTGCAAGACCTTGAAGATGTGCTGATCCGCGCCGATCTCGGCATGGAAACCGCGCTTCGCATCACAGATGCGTTGGCCTCCAGCCGCTACGGCAAGGACGTCTCTGACACGGACGTGCGCACTGTCATGGCCGCCGAGGTGGAAAAGGTGCTGACTCCTGTCGCCCGGCCGTTGGAGCTCGATCTCAACCACAAGCCGCATGTCATCCTTGTCGTCGGCGTCAACGGTACCGGCAAGACCACGACCATCGGCAAGCTGGCGGCGAAGCTCACCGATGGCGGCCTGTCGGTGATGCTGGCCGCCGGCGACACGTTCCGCGCCGCCGCGATCGAGCAGTTGAAGATCTGGGGCGAGCGGACGAAATCGCCGGTCATCTCCTCCAAGCTTGGCGCCGATGCCGCCGGCCTCGCCTATGACGCCTTCGAGAAGGCCAAGGCGGCAGGCTCCGACGTGCTGATCATCGATACCGCCGGCCGCCTGCAAAACAAGGTCGAGCTGATGGCGGAACTCGAAAAGATCGTCCGCGTGCTGGGCAAGCTCGATCCGGAAGCGCCGCACACCGTGCTGCAGACGGTCGACGCCACCACCGGCCAGAACGCGCTCAACCAGGTCGAGATCTTCCGCAATGTCGCAGGCGTCAACGGCCTGGTGATGACCAAGCTGGACGGCACGGCGCGCGGCGGTATCCTGGTGGCGATCGCGGCAAAGCACAAATTGCCGGTCTATTTCATCGGCGTCGGCGAACAGGTCGACGACCTCGAACCCTTCTCGGCAAGCGAATTCGCCCGGGCGATCGCTGGAGTGGCCTAA
- the mtaB gene encoding tRNA (N(6)-L-threonylcarbamoyladenosine(37)-C(2))-methylthiotransferase MtaB: MSALSKGVDMAGGVDVVTFGCRLNTYESEVMRREAESAGLGALAGGAVIFNTCAVTGEAVRQAKQAIRKARRDNPQARIIVTGCAAQTAPQDFTAMDEVDLVLGNEEKLKANSYRALPDFGVNDTEKARVNDIFSVRETAGHMVDAIEGRARAFVQVQNGCDHRCTFCIIPYGRGNSRSVPMGAVVEQVKRLAGNGYAEIVLTGVDMTSFGADLPGAPKLGKLVKTILKQVPDVKRLRLSSIDSIEADEDLLDAIATEPRLMPHLHLSLQSGDDMILKRMKRRHLRDQSIRFCEDVRKLRPGIVFGADIIAGFPTETDEMFENSEKIIGECGLSHLHVFPFSPREGTPAARMPQVRREVVKQRAARLRAAGEAAYGRHLASLAGTRQSILIERDGLGRTEGFTLAALGTGAPGEIVEADITGHDGARLIAAPLAARAA; this comes from the coding sequence ATGTCGGCTCTGTCCAAGGGCGTCGATATGGCGGGGGGTGTCGACGTGGTGACGTTCGGCTGCCGCCTGAACACCTATGAATCCGAGGTGATGCGCCGCGAGGCCGAAAGTGCCGGCCTGGGCGCGCTGGCCGGCGGCGCCGTGATCTTCAACACCTGCGCCGTTACCGGCGAGGCCGTGCGCCAGGCCAAGCAGGCCATCCGCAAGGCGCGCCGCGACAATCCGCAGGCGCGCATCATCGTCACCGGCTGTGCCGCGCAGACCGCGCCGCAGGATTTCACCGCCATGGACGAGGTCGATCTTGTCCTCGGCAATGAAGAGAAGCTGAAGGCGAATTCCTATCGCGCGCTGCCGGATTTCGGCGTCAACGACACCGAGAAGGCGCGTGTCAACGACATCTTTTCGGTGCGCGAGACAGCCGGCCACATGGTCGACGCCATCGAGGGCCGCGCGCGCGCCTTCGTCCAGGTGCAGAATGGCTGCGACCATCGCTGCACCTTCTGCATCATCCCCTATGGCCGCGGCAATTCGCGCTCGGTGCCGATGGGCGCCGTGGTCGAGCAGGTGAAGCGGCTTGCCGGAAACGGCTATGCCGAGATCGTTTTGACCGGTGTCGACATGACCAGTTTCGGCGCCGACCTGCCAGGCGCGCCAAAGCTCGGCAAGCTGGTGAAGACCATCCTCAAGCAGGTGCCCGATGTGAAGCGCCTGCGGCTCTCCTCCATCGATTCGATCGAGGCTGACGAGGACCTGCTCGACGCCATCGCCACCGAGCCCCGGCTGATGCCGCATCTGCATCTGTCGCTGCAGTCGGGCGACGACATGATCCTGAAGCGCATGAAGCGCCGGCATCTGCGCGACCAGTCGATCCGTTTCTGCGAGGATGTGCGAAAATTACGCCCAGGCATCGTCTTCGGTGCCGACATCATCGCCGGCTTTCCGACCGAGACCGACGAGATGTTCGAGAATTCGGAAAAAATCATAGGGGAGTGCGGGCTGAGCCATCTTCATGTCTTCCCGTTCAGCCCACGCGAAGGCACGCCCGCCGCACGCATGCCGCAGGTTCGCCGCGAGGTGGTCAAGCAGCGCGCCGCCCGGCTGCGCGCCGCCGGCGAAGCCGCCTATGGTCGTCATCTCGCTTCGCTTGCCGGGACGCGTCAGTCGATCCTGATCGAGCGTGACGGCCTTGGCCGCACCGAAGGTTTTACGCTTGCCGCACTCGGCACGGGCGCGCCGGGCGAGATCGTCGAAGCTGATATTACTGGCCACGATGGCGCCCGACTGATTGCAGCGCCGCTTGCCGCGCGCGCCGCCTGA
- the dapF gene encoding diaminopimelate epimerase, whose amino-acid sequence MASTAPFAKMNGIGNEIIVADMRGRADRVTPAAAIALNADAATKFDQIMAIHDARTDGTDYFIHILNSDGSRAQACGNGTRCVVQALAADTGRKTFTFETVAGILNAREHADGLISVDMGTPRFGWQDIPLAEEFRDTRMIELQIGPIDAPVLHSPSVVSMGNPHAIFWVDRDVWSYELDRFGPLLENHPIFPERANITIAQVTSRETMVIRTWERGAGLTKACGSAACASVVAAARTRRTGRSVNLMTPGGGSLHVEWRDDDHVILTGAAEWEFSGSFDPATGIWARDTESAA is encoded by the coding sequence ATGGCAAGCACTGCCCCTTTCGCCAAGATGAACGGCATCGGCAACGAGATCATCGTTGCCGACATGCGTGGCCGTGCCGATCGTGTAACGCCGGCGGCCGCCATTGCGCTCAATGCCGACGCCGCCACCAAGTTCGACCAGATCATGGCGATCCATGACGCAAGAACTGATGGCACCGACTACTTCATCCACATCCTGAATTCCGACGGTTCGCGCGCCCAGGCCTGCGGCAACGGAACGCGTTGCGTCGTCCAGGCGCTCGCCGCCGACACCGGCCGCAAGACATTCACCTTCGAGACCGTCGCCGGCATCCTCAATGCTCGGGAACATGCCGACGGTCTGATCTCGGTCGACATGGGCACGCCGCGCTTTGGCTGGCAGGACATTCCGCTGGCCGAGGAATTTCGCGACACCCGCATGATCGAGCTGCAGATCGGGCCGATCGACGCGCCGGTACTGCATTCGCCCTCGGTCGTCTCGATGGGCAATCCGCACGCCATCTTCTGGGTCGACCGCGATGTCTGGTCCTACGAACTCGACCGCTTCGGGCCGCTGCTTGAGAACCATCCGATCTTCCCCGAACGGGCCAACATCACCATCGCGCAGGTCACCTCACGGGAAACCATGGTCATCCGCACCTGGGAACGCGGCGCCGGCCTGACCAAGGCCTGCGGCTCCGCCGCGTGCGCATCCGTGGTCGCCGCCGCCCGCACCAGGCGCACCGGCCGCAGCGTCAACCTGATGACGCCCGGCGGCGGGTCGCTGCATGTCGAATGGCGGGACGACGACCACGTCATCCTGACGGGTGCGGCCGAATGGGAATTTTCGGGCAGCTTCGATCCCGCGACCGGAATCTGGGCCCGCGACACCGAAAGCGCGGCCTGA
- a CDS encoding DUF1328 family protein: MIKWIIILLIVAAAASLLGMPALAGAAATGARILIGIVLIIFLLVVLGIFAVT; encoded by the coding sequence ATGATCAAGTGGATCATCATACTTCTGATTGTCGCAGCGGCCGCCAGCCTGCTCGGCATGCCAGCGCTTGCCGGAGCCGCCGCCACCGGTGCGCGCATCCTCATCGGCATCGTTCTGATCATCTTCCTGCTCGTGGTGCTCGGCATCTTCGCGGTGACGTAA
- a CDS encoding MBL fold metallo-hydrolase: MAARKKAANRYYSGPLSDHFDGTLFFNPDGRLPGRFTDLLKWQLSGKRSKWPETNPSPFPQAKPAARIDGAELLITMVGHSSLLIQTAGLNILTDPVWSQRASPFSFAGPKRVNPPGIAFADLPPIDLVLVSHNHYDHLDLPTLKRLKAGHDPLVVTPLGNDAIIDDGVPGMRLSAHDWGDRLDIGKGTAIHIEPAHHWSARGARDRRMALWAGFVIETPAGKIYFAGDTGFHDGINYRLMAQKHGGFRFAILPIGAYEPRWFMASQHQNPQEAAQGMRLCNAAYAAGCHWGTFQLTDEPIDEPVEKLNQALDNQGIPRERFRALRPGEAWDVPEIEHR; encoded by the coding sequence TTGGCTGCACGAAAGAAAGCCGCCAATCGCTACTACAGCGGCCCACTGAGCGACCATTTCGACGGCACTCTGTTCTTCAATCCCGACGGCAGGCTACCCGGTCGTTTCACCGACCTCCTGAAATGGCAGTTGAGCGGAAAACGTTCGAAATGGCCGGAGACCAACCCAAGCCCGTTTCCGCAAGCAAAGCCGGCCGCACGCATCGATGGCGCCGAATTGCTGATAACCATGGTCGGCCACTCCTCGCTGCTCATCCAGACGGCCGGGCTGAACATCCTCACCGATCCCGTATGGTCGCAGCGCGCGTCGCCGTTTTCCTTTGCCGGACCGAAACGGGTCAACCCACCGGGCATCGCCTTTGCCGACCTGCCGCCGATCGACCTCGTGCTGGTCAGTCACAATCATTATGACCATCTCGACCTCCCGACGCTGAAGCGGCTCAAGGCGGGACATGATCCGCTGGTGGTCACGCCGCTCGGCAACGATGCCATCATTGACGACGGCGTTCCCGGCATGCGGCTTTCGGCGCATGACTGGGGCGATCGCCTCGACATCGGCAAAGGGACAGCGATTCACATCGAGCCCGCGCATCATTGGTCGGCGCGCGGCGCGCGCGACAGGCGCATGGCGCTGTGGGCGGGCTTTGTCATCGAAACGCCAGCCGGGAAGATTTATTTCGCCGGCGACACCGGATTTCACGATGGCATTAATTACCGGCTGATGGCGCAAAAGCATGGCGGCTTCCGCTTCGCCATCCTGCCCATCGGCGCCTACGAGCCGCGCTGGTTCATGGCGTCGCAGCACCAGAATCCGCAAGAAGCCGCGCAAGGCATGAGACTGTGCAACGCCGCCTATGCCGCCGGATGTCACTGGGGCACGTTCCAGCTGACCGACGAGCCTATCGACGAGCCCGTCGAGAAACTGAACCAGGCGCTCGACAACCAAGGCATCCCGCGTGAACGCTTTCGCGCCTTGCGGCCGGGCGAGGCGTGGGACGTCCCGGAGATCGAGCACCGCTGA
- the zapE gene encoding cell division protein ZapE yields the protein MHLRDGLQTHATVRQRYDHLVETGAIERDPAQERITAALDRLTDEISAKRLAHKSSALGWLFARKRETHEAVKGLYIHGGVGCGKTMLMDMFFELVPVRRKRRVHFNDFMADVQDRIQKHRQARKNGEVKEDDPIPPVAKALAEQAWVLCFDEFSVTDIADAMILSRLFSALFASGVVLVATSNVAPDDLYRDGLNRQLFLPFIAILERHAHVLSLDTDKDYRLEKLARTAVYVTPADAAADRALDEAWRTMTRGEPASETSLTIKGRQVVVPRAADGAARFTFAELCEKPLGARDYLAIAARFSTIFIDHVPVLGEGKRNEAKRFILLIDTLYDHHVRLVVSAEAPPPQLYVAKRGVEVFEFERTASRLIEMQSRDWLEDWAERQKAKAAPAEAPLART from the coding sequence ATGCATCTGCGTGACGGCCTCCAGACCCATGCGACCGTCAGGCAGCGCTACGACCATCTGGTGGAAACCGGTGCGATCGAACGCGATCCGGCGCAGGAACGAATCACTGCCGCGCTCGACCGGCTGACCGACGAGATCTCGGCAAAGCGGCTTGCGCACAAGTCGAGCGCGCTGGGCTGGCTGTTCGCCCGCAAGCGCGAGACGCACGAAGCCGTCAAAGGCCTGTACATCCATGGCGGCGTCGGCTGCGGCAAGACCATGCTGATGGACATGTTCTTCGAGCTGGTGCCGGTGAGGCGCAAGCGCCGCGTCCACTTCAACGACTTCATGGCCGACGTGCAGGACCGTATCCAGAAGCACCGGCAGGCGCGCAAGAATGGCGAGGTCAAGGAGGACGATCCGATCCCGCCCGTGGCCAAGGCGCTTGCCGAACAGGCCTGGGTGCTGTGCTTCGACGAATTCTCGGTCACCGACATCGCCGACGCGATGATCCTGTCGCGGCTGTTCTCGGCGCTGTTTGCCAGCGGCGTGGTGCTGGTCGCCACGTCCAACGTGGCGCCGGACGACCTCTATCGCGACGGCCTGAACCGCCAGCTTTTCCTGCCGTTCATCGCCATATTGGAGCGGCACGCGCATGTGCTTTCGCTCGACACCGACAAGGATTACCGGCTGGAAAAGCTCGCCCGCACGGCGGTCTATGTCACGCCGGCCGATGCGGCGGCCGATCGGGCGCTCGACGAGGCGTGGCGCACAATGACGCGCGGCGAACCGGCCTCGGAGACCTCGCTGACCATCAAGGGACGGCAGGTGGTCGTGCCACGCGCGGCCGACGGCGCGGCACGGTTTACCTTCGCCGAACTGTGCGAAAAGCCGCTTGGCGCCCGCGATTACCTGGCCATAGCCGCGCGGTTCTCAACCATCTTCATCGATCACGTCCCGGTGCTGGGCGAAGGCAAGCGCAACGAGGCCAAGCGCTTCATCCTGCTGATCGACACGCTCTACGACCATCATGTGCGGCTGGTGGTGAGTGCCGAGGCCCCGCCGCCGCAACTCTACGTGGCCAAGCGGGGCGTCGAGGTTTTCGAGTTCGAGCGCACGGCATCGCGACTGATCGAGATGCAGAGCCGCGACTGGCTGGAAGACTGGGCGGAGCGGCAGAAGGCGAAGGCGGCGCCCGCCGAAGCACCGCTGGCGCGGACCTGA